The following coding sequences lie in one Chelatococcus sp. YT9 genomic window:
- a CDS encoding sugar ABC transporter permease has protein sequence MHSNLANLRTKARDWLLPASFLAPALLVLIVINVIPLFYTITTSFQNYYLPKSFERGFNGLDNYVELIVDRRFWAAAGRTFIFVTASLIVELVLGFVIALMLFRQRWAVGALRGLILLPIIVTPIAVAFVWRLLFSPSLGLLNYLLAFVGLGPFEWIYSPNQALISLIIVEAWQHTPELMLIIYTGLLTLPEELSDAARIDGANPWQVFKNIKLPLLKPILMVGIVFRVIALLKTFDVFYIVGRGGPGTSTETLALYVYASGFSFLRMGYASALAMVLFLIVLASTILIVRWGDVKIG, from the coding sequence ATGCACTCTAATCTAGCGAACCTGCGCACGAAGGCGAGGGACTGGCTTCTTCCCGCCAGCTTTCTCGCTCCAGCGCTGCTTGTTCTCATTGTCATCAACGTCATTCCACTATTCTACACAATTACGACCAGCTTTCAGAATTACTACCTTCCAAAGAGCTTCGAACGCGGCTTCAACGGGCTGGACAATTACGTCGAACTGATAGTCGATCGGCGATTTTGGGCGGCAGCGGGACGCACTTTCATATTCGTGACGGCTTCGCTCATCGTCGAGCTGGTGCTTGGCTTCGTCATCGCTCTGATGCTGTTTCGGCAGCGGTGGGCCGTCGGGGCGCTTCGTGGGCTGATCTTGCTGCCGATCATTGTCACGCCCATTGCAGTTGCTTTCGTCTGGCGTCTGCTATTCAGTCCGAGCCTTGGATTGCTGAACTATCTCCTGGCGTTTGTCGGCCTGGGACCGTTCGAGTGGATCTATAGCCCAAACCAGGCGTTGATCTCGCTGATCATCGTGGAGGCCTGGCAGCATACGCCCGAACTGATGCTCATTATCTATACTGGGTTGCTCACGCTTCCGGAAGAATTGTCGGATGCGGCCCGCATCGACGGCGCCAATCCTTGGCAGGTCTTCAAGAATATCAAGCTACCTCTCTTGAAGCCGATCCTCATGGTCGGAATCGTCTTTCGGGTGATCGCGCTCCTGAAGACCTTCGATGTCTTTTACATCGTGGGGCGTGGAGGGCCAGGAACGTCGACGGAAACACTGGCACTCTATGTGTATGCATCGGGGTTCAGCTTTCTGCGGATGGGATATGCGTCCGCGCTGGCGATGGTACTTTTCTTGATCGTCCTTGCGTCCACCATTCTTATCGTCCGCTGGGGAGACGTGAAAATTGGCTAA
- a CDS encoding sugar ABC transporter substrate-binding protein: protein MAFKMFRREVLARAAGLAALMLACGASTTFAQNGTVDWQQAKGTTLFIGMNKHVFTDTIRPLIPEFEKLTGIKVQIESYSQDEYMNKRLVDLSSGAGTFDVVMMDQAIVQYSKAGWVEELDKYITNPKYFDSTSYDVNDFLPSLTRNTFINGKRFALPVTGEAQILYYRKDVLDAAGMAVPTSFDELYKTAVALNQPGKMAGMLLRGEKIHTAWNSSGFIWSYGGKVFDNAESPTKATFDSPEAVAAITMYAKLLQDAGPVGVGNYTWYETVSDFQQGKAAMYLDASVFMSQIEDPKKSTVSGKVGYASMPAGPAGAMANTGAWMLSISASSKNKPGAALFMSWVTSKDVGLKIGEAAGIGARKSVFEAPSLRSKYPAAWAEATIKSMMPAEPTPGPPRITAIDEWLDIYGGAVNATILKQGTAQSNLSSAAERMDKALARSK, encoded by the coding sequence ATGGCATTCAAAATGTTTAGACGGGAGGTCCTGGCGCGCGCTGCTGGACTTGCGGCACTCATGCTTGCATGCGGCGCGTCAACGACTTTCGCTCAGAACGGGACGGTCGATTGGCAGCAGGCGAAAGGAACAACGCTCTTCATCGGCATGAATAAGCACGTATTTACTGACACGATTAGGCCGCTTATTCCCGAATTCGAGAAATTGACTGGAATCAAGGTCCAGATCGAGTCCTATTCCCAGGACGAGTATATGAATAAACGTCTGGTCGACTTATCCTCGGGTGCCGGCACCTTCGACGTGGTCATGATGGACCAGGCCATCGTTCAATATAGCAAGGCAGGATGGGTCGAGGAGCTGGACAAATATATCACCAATCCGAAGTACTTCGATAGCACGTCCTACGACGTCAATGATTTCCTTCCGTCTTTGACCAGGAACACCTTCATCAACGGCAAACGGTTCGCGCTGCCTGTCACAGGCGAAGCGCAGATCCTTTACTACCGCAAAGATGTGCTCGATGCTGCGGGCATGGCGGTCCCGACCTCGTTCGACGAGCTCTACAAGACGGCTGTTGCTCTGAATCAACCTGGCAAGATGGCTGGAATGTTGCTGCGGGGCGAAAAGATTCACACCGCGTGGAACAGCAGCGGCTTCATCTGGTCCTACGGTGGCAAGGTCTTCGACAACGCCGAAAGCCCCACGAAGGCGACGTTTGACAGCCCTGAGGCGGTCGCCGCCATCACGATGTATGCCAAGCTCCTTCAAGACGCCGGTCCGGTCGGCGTGGGTAACTATACATGGTATGAGACGGTCTCGGACTTCCAGCAGGGCAAGGCCGCAATGTATCTCGACGCGTCCGTCTTCATGTCGCAGATCGAGGATCCTAAGAAATCGACCGTTTCGGGGAAAGTCGGCTACGCGAGCATGCCGGCCGGACCTGCAGGCGCTATGGCCAATACTGGCGCATGGATGCTGAGCATCAGCGCATCCTCGAAGAACAAGCCGGGCGCGGCGCTCTTCATGTCTTGGGTGACGAGCAAGGATGTTGGACTGAAAATTGGCGAAGCCGCTGGCATCGGGGCGCGAAAGTCAGTCTTCGAGGCCCCATCTTTGCGCTCCAAATATCCGGCGGCCTGGGCTGAGGCAACGATCAAATCGATGATGCCAGCGGAGCCGACCCCTGGCCCGCCCCGGATCACGGCGATCGATGAATGGCTGGACATTTATGGTGGCGCGGTGAACGCGACCATTCTCAAGCAGGGTACGGCGCAGTCCAATTTGTCATCCGCGGCTGAGAGGATGGACAAGGCTCTGGCACGCTCGAAATAG
- a CDS encoding ROK family protein, with protein MTRAEATLDTQLARSAVGVAAAELVRLGLISILPAAARSGVAGRPSPHLELKPGGAHVIAVNVRADTVELAAVDLAGSILHQEHHLMAVRDHPPREALLQIAETISQTVTRTAALSPLCGIGLAIPGIMTQDNAVARTVLSLNWHDVPIKSVIEERLGGQVPITVGHDATLGALAEYLRGAGRGARRLLYLTSQPNGVGSAMISRQTSLASRGDHTLQAGHLNVNPFGAECACGSRGCLEIYVNGRAVSKALGLRRTGSPENIRQRLVTLSASERGRFLASDCIGALRIGLVSLINTLAPDRVVLAGALAPIAELMPSLLGEVLAMSVVAGVEPVDLIPAALEQDVLVGAAELAFEGLKLDPVRALGSRISS; from the coding sequence ATGACCCGTGCAGAGGCAACACTCGATACGCAGCTCGCGCGGAGCGCTGTCGGTGTGGCAGCAGCCGAGCTGGTGCGGCTCGGTTTGATCAGCATCCTCCCGGCCGCGGCCCGCAGCGGGGTTGCGGGGCGCCCATCCCCCCATCTCGAATTAAAGCCCGGTGGCGCCCATGTGATCGCCGTCAATGTGCGCGCCGACACGGTTGAGCTCGCTGCCGTCGACCTCGCCGGCAGCATCCTGCATCAGGAGCATCACCTTATGGCGGTGCGAGATCACCCACCCCGCGAGGCGCTGCTGCAGATCGCAGAGACGATCAGCCAGACCGTCACCCGGACAGCGGCTCTGTCGCCGCTCTGCGGGATCGGGCTCGCCATCCCCGGCATCATGACGCAGGATAACGCGGTCGCCCGCACTGTGCTGTCGTTGAACTGGCATGACGTGCCCATCAAGTCGGTGATCGAGGAACGGTTGGGAGGGCAGGTTCCCATCACCGTCGGGCATGACGCAACGCTCGGTGCACTTGCTGAGTATCTGAGGGGTGCCGGGCGCGGGGCGAGGCGCCTGCTCTATTTGACCTCTCAGCCGAACGGAGTGGGTTCGGCGATGATATCCCGGCAAACGAGCTTGGCATCGCGCGGCGACCATACGCTGCAGGCCGGCCATCTCAACGTCAATCCATTCGGGGCCGAATGCGCTTGCGGATCCCGCGGCTGCCTCGAGATCTATGTCAATGGTCGGGCGGTGTCCAAAGCCCTTGGATTGCGCAGGACAGGCTCCCCAGAGAATATCCGCCAGCGCCTCGTGACGCTTTCCGCCAGCGAGCGCGGGAGGTTCCTTGCATCGGATTGCATCGGTGCCTTGCGGATCGGATTGGTCAGTCTGATCAACACGCTCGCTCCCGACCGCGTCGTTCTCGCCGGTGCCCTTGCACCGATTGCCGAACTCATGCCCTCGTTGCTCGGCGAGGTCCTCGCGATGTCCGTGGTCGCAGGCGTCGAGCCTGTTGACCTCATCCCGGCGGCGCTCGAACAAGACGTTCTTGTTGGTGCCGCCGAATTGGCATTCGAGGGGCTGAAGCTGGATCCCGTCCGGGCCTTAGGGAGCAGGATCTCGTCCTAG
- a CDS encoding MFS transporter, with the protein MTLALSRSSGKSAVALAAICLSALMFGLEISSVPAILPTLEQSLHADFGQLQWIMNAYTIGVTMVLMATGALADRFGRRRVFIASIVAFGLASLACGMTGSVAVLIGARFIQGLSGGAMLVCQIAILSHQFRTPRERSVAFSWWGVVSGAGLGFGPIIGGLIVAMWSWEWVFLIHVTLSITTAVLAVGGVEEASDPDATRLDLAGITTLSLAVFCLAFFITQGPEFGFDSPLGLSILGISGLSFAAFLIVEKRAARPMFDFTVFRIRAFSGAIIGSAAMNMSFWPFMIYLPIWFNAGLGYDSVAAGLGLLAYTLPALVVPPLAERLALRYQPRLIIPAGLFTIGLGFILMKLGTAADAASWLTMLPGCMLAGIGLGLTNTPVTNTTTGVVPAARSGMASSIDMSARMIALAINIPVMGFILVEGVLSSLEANLPPGMSTSILRSHAGKIAAGTISSSEQGLTGTVIHQALADGFGWVMLYASMSAWVLAAASLMMFGPRMTPHP; encoded by the coding sequence ATGACCCTTGCGCTTTCCCGATCGAGCGGAAAGAGCGCCGTAGCGCTCGCCGCCATTTGCCTATCCGCGTTGATGTTCGGCCTGGAAATCTCCAGCGTGCCGGCAATCCTGCCGACGCTCGAGCAATCGCTCCATGCGGATTTCGGGCAACTCCAGTGGATCATGAATGCGTACACGATCGGGGTGACGATGGTGCTGATGGCGACGGGCGCTTTGGCAGACCGTTTTGGCCGCAGGCGCGTGTTCATTGCCAGCATCGTCGCGTTCGGCCTCGCTTCTCTCGCCTGCGGAATGACGGGCAGCGTGGCCGTACTCATCGGCGCCCGCTTTATTCAGGGCCTGAGCGGAGGGGCGATGCTCGTGTGCCAGATCGCCATCCTGTCGCATCAGTTCCGCACCCCCCGTGAACGTAGCGTCGCTTTCAGCTGGTGGGGCGTCGTCTCTGGCGCAGGGCTGGGGTTCGGACCGATCATCGGTGGCCTCATCGTCGCGATGTGGAGCTGGGAATGGGTGTTCCTCATTCACGTGACGCTGAGCATCACAACGGCCGTTCTCGCAGTCGGCGGGGTGGAGGAAGCAAGCGACCCGGACGCAACACGTCTTGACCTCGCTGGTATCACCACGCTGTCACTTGCCGTGTTTTGCCTCGCGTTCTTCATCACTCAGGGGCCGGAATTCGGCTTCGACAGCCCGCTGGGGCTTTCGATCCTAGGCATCTCGGGCCTAAGCTTCGCAGCCTTTCTCATCGTGGAGAAGCGTGCCGCACGGCCCATGTTCGACTTCACGGTCTTCCGCATCCGCGCTTTTTCCGGAGCGATCATTGGGTCAGCGGCGATGAACATGAGCTTCTGGCCCTTCATGATCTATCTCCCCATCTGGTTTAACGCTGGCCTTGGCTATGACAGCGTCGCTGCGGGCCTGGGGCTGCTTGCCTATACACTGCCGGCCTTGGTCGTGCCGCCCCTGGCCGAGCGTCTGGCGCTGCGCTATCAACCTCGCCTCATCATTCCGGCCGGATTGTTCACCATCGGTCTAGGCTTTATCCTGATGAAGCTTGGCACCGCGGCTGATGCTGCGAGTTGGCTCACGATGCTGCCTGGCTGCATGCTGGCCGGCATCGGCCTCGGACTGACTAACACACCGGTCACCAACACGACGACGGGTGTTGTGCCCGCCGCCCGGTCCGGAATGGCGTCGAGCATCGATATGAGCGCAAGGATGATCGCGCTGGCCATCAATATTCCCGTTATGGGTTTCATCCTCGTCGAGGGCGTCCTGTCCTCTCTGGAGGCGAACCTGCCGCCTGGCATGAGCACGTCCATCTTGCGCTCACACGCCGGGAAAATCGCGGCCGGCACCATCTCCTCCTCTGAACAGGGCTTGACTGGGACTGTCATTCATCAAGCCCTTGCGGATGGTTTCGGCTGGGTGATGCTCTACGCCAGCATGAGCGCCTGGGTGCTCGCCGCCGCCAGCTTGATGATGTTCGGCCCGAGGATGACGCCGCATCCGTGA
- a CDS encoding LysR substrate-binding domain-containing protein, with the protein MSTLDVDAVQAFVTIADLRSFTRAAEALGTTQGAISVKLKRLEERLGQRLIERTPRAVRLSAQGAVFLVGAREFLAAHDRAMAALSGGRRRFGLGIAAHVAGPEVPTLLARLSAHDPGLTIEVRMDNSRELLDAFDRGELDAAIIRREDDRRGGEVLGPEHFGWFAAPQFEHRHGDPLRLAALSPTCGVRDIATRALDAASIPWTEVFLGGTSSMVTAAVSAGLAVSAFSCRLAPPGAVEVSQRFGLPPLPSTEIVMFSTLTDAKSREALRALAAGFREHRPSS; encoded by the coding sequence ATGAGCACGCTGGACGTGGACGCTGTCCAAGCGTTCGTCACCATCGCCGATCTACGCAGCTTCACCCGGGCCGCCGAGGCACTCGGGACGACCCAGGGCGCGATCAGCGTGAAACTGAAGCGTCTTGAAGAGCGGCTGGGCCAGCGGCTCATCGAACGCACACCTCGCGCGGTGCGCCTATCGGCACAGGGTGCTGTGTTTCTCGTGGGGGCTCGTGAATTCCTCGCCGCCCATGACCGTGCCATGGCGGCCCTTTCCGGAGGACGCCGCCGCTTTGGCCTCGGTATCGCTGCCCATGTGGCAGGACCTGAGGTCCCTACCCTCCTGGCGCGGCTGAGTGCTCATGATCCAGGCCTCACCATCGAGGTGCGCATGGATAATTCCCGCGAGCTACTGGACGCCTTCGATCGCGGGGAGCTCGACGCCGCCATAATCCGGCGCGAGGATGACCGGCGAGGCGGCGAGGTGCTGGGGCCGGAGCACTTCGGCTGGTTCGCGGCTCCGCAATTTGAGCATCGCCACGGCGACCCCTTGAGACTTGCGGCGCTTTCGCCAACCTGTGGAGTCCGTGATATCGCTACGCGGGCCCTGGATGCCGCCTCAATTCCGTGGACGGAGGTCTTTCTCGGAGGAACCTCCTCGATGGTGACGGCCGCCGTCTCAGCCGGCCTTGCCGTCTCGGCCTTCTCCTGCCGCCTGGCGCCGCCCGGCGCTGTCGAAGTCAGCCAACGCTTCGGGCTTCCACCGCTGCCTTCGACCGAAATCGTGATGTTTTCCACGCTGACCGACGCGAAATCCCGGGAAGCTCTGCGTGCCCTCGCCGCCGGCTTCCGCGAACATCGTCCGAGTTCGTGA
- a CDS encoding type II toxin-antitoxin system VapB family antitoxin, whose protein sequence is MALSIKTEEADRLARELSRLTGETMTDAITQAMRERLERLRAEQEAQSDYVSRMRAFVRARSGRYDRSRVTKQEWDEAVGDTPEELDFPR, encoded by the coding sequence ATGGCCTTGAGCATCAAGACCGAGGAAGCGGATCGGCTGGCGCGGGAATTGTCCCGGCTGACCGGCGAAACCATGACCGACGCCATCACGCAGGCCATGCGCGAGCGGCTCGAGCGGCTGCGCGCCGAGCAGGAGGCGCAGAGCGACTATGTTTCGCGCATGAGGGCATTCGTTCGGGCACGCTCTGGCCGCTATGACCGCAGCCGAGTCACGAAGCAGGAATGGGATGAGGCGGTCGGCGACACGCCCGAGGAGCTCGATTTCCCGCGATGA
- a CDS encoding type II toxin-antitoxin system VapC family toxin, whose translation MMIVDASAIIAIMFEETEASDCMAALQTDPARLISAVNYVEAGTVMAGRVKDGDRHEAIADLDAFLSDFRIAIAPTDENLARAAVRARLDYGKGFGTRSGLNFGDCFAYALAKRHSAPLLYVGDDFAFTDIQSALSR comes from the coding sequence ATGATGATCGTCGACGCGTCCGCCATCATCGCGATAATGTTCGAGGAGACAGAAGCGTCCGACTGCATGGCCGCTCTCCAGACGGACCCTGCGCGACTCATATCTGCTGTGAACTATGTCGAAGCCGGCACGGTCATGGCGGGGAGGGTCAAGGACGGGGATCGCCACGAGGCGATAGCCGACCTGGATGCCTTCCTGTCCGACTTCCGCATCGCAATTGCTCCTACGGATGAAAACCTCGCGCGTGCCGCCGTCAGGGCGCGGCTCGACTATGGTAAGGGGTTTGGAACGCGGAGCGGCCTGAACTTTGGCGACTGCTTCGCCTATGCCCTCGCCAAACGGCATTCGGCCCCGCTTCTGTATGTCGGTGATGACTTCGCGTTCACCGATATTCAGTCGGCATTGTCGCGATAG
- the pdxA gene encoding 4-hydroxythreonine-4-phosphate dehydrogenase PdxA translates to MTPPVLAVTLGDPAGIGPEIALKAVARLKPRLEGGTLGLVLVGDPGALDRAGQLLSLPLPPVIGEGALDAVTGAAILPTPGPQCAVSWGEVSAIGGEQAYQAVAIATRLAQAGKVAGIVTAPLSKEALHLAGHNYPGHTELLATLTGAKGSVMMLAHGTFRVSHVTTHCALEEVPGRATADRIARVIDLTLATLRRLGIERPRVAVAALNPHAGEGGLFGRHDMDVTEPLVRDYEARGEDVVGPVPGDTVFVKLRGGEYDAVVAMYHDQGHIPVKLLGFSVDPETGRWTALSGVNVTLGLPVIRTSVDHGTAFDIAGKGVADETSLIEAIDYALQLANSTVA, encoded by the coding sequence ATGACGCCTCCCGTTCTTGCCGTCACCCTCGGCGATCCTGCGGGTATAGGACCCGAAATCGCACTGAAGGCGGTGGCGCGGCTGAAGCCGAGGCTTGAAGGCGGGACGCTCGGGCTGGTTCTGGTTGGCGACCCGGGGGCGCTCGACCGTGCGGGGCAACTGCTGTCTCTGCCCCTGCCGCCGGTGATCGGCGAAGGCGCGCTGGATGCGGTGACTGGAGCCGCCATCCTGCCCACGCCCGGACCGCAATGCGCCGTCTCTTGGGGCGAGGTCTCGGCGATTGGCGGCGAGCAGGCCTATCAGGCGGTGGCCATCGCGACACGGCTGGCACAGGCCGGCAAGGTTGCAGGTATCGTGACCGCCCCCCTGAGCAAGGAAGCCTTGCATCTGGCAGGGCACAACTATCCTGGCCACACCGAGCTCCTCGCTACGCTGACGGGAGCGAAGGGCAGTGTGATGATGCTCGCCCATGGCACCTTCCGGGTCAGCCATGTCACTACACACTGCGCTTTGGAAGAAGTGCCCGGCCGCGCCACCGCGGATCGGATAGCGCGGGTGATTGACCTCACATTGGCTACTTTGCGTAGGCTCGGCATTGAGCGGCCCCGTGTCGCCGTTGCCGCGCTTAACCCCCATGCGGGTGAAGGCGGTCTCTTCGGCCGCCACGACATGGATGTGACCGAACCCCTGGTGCGAGACTATGAGGCGCGTGGCGAGGACGTAGTCGGCCCTGTGCCGGGAGATACGGTGTTCGTCAAGCTCCGCGGCGGGGAGTACGACGCGGTCGTCGCAATGTATCATGACCAGGGCCACATCCCGGTGAAGCTGTTGGGCTTCTCGGTCGACCCGGAGACCGGCCGCTGGACGGCACTCAGCGGTGTGAATGTGACGCTTGGACTGCCGGTGATCCGTACATCGGTGGATCATGGCACCGCGTTCGACATCGCGGGCAAGGGCGTCGCCGACGAAACCAGCCTGATTGAGGCAATCGATTACGCGCTGCAGTTGGCCAATTCGACCGTAGCCTAA